One window of Dehalobacterium formicoaceticum genomic DNA carries:
- a CDS encoding LysE family translocator: MCIINITSFLIYCIIVTFTPGPTNIVILSTVHNFGAKKAMEYTYGATFAFGLLLTISAVLNTILITIIPKILILMQIIGSVYMLYLAYQIYKMEVSEPAEIQTGTFASGFLMQFVNPKVVLFTMTVIPSFVMPYYTSTSALAAFAAAITIIGFFAFVTWVLFGVMFKELLRKHQKAVNIIMALFLVYSALMIWM, from the coding sequence GTGTGTATCATAAATATTACATCCTTTTTAATATACTGTATCATTGTTACCTTCACACCAGGACCTACCAATATCGTCATATTATCTACAGTGCATAATTTTGGGGCAAAAAAGGCAATGGAATATACCTATGGAGCAACTTTTGCATTTGGGCTATTACTTACTATTTCCGCTGTGTTGAATACTATTCTTATCACGATAATACCGAAGATTTTAATTCTGATGCAGATAATCGGAAGTGTCTATATGCTCTATCTTGCTTATCAAATCTATAAAATGGAGGTATCAGAGCCGGCTGAGATACAAACGGGTACTTTTGCTTCCGGTTTCCTGATGCAGTTTGTAAATCCCAAAGTAGTATTGTTCACAATGACAGTAATTCCAAGCTTTGTTATGCCATATTATACTTCAACCTCTGCCCTTGCAGCATTTGCTGCCGCTATAACAATTATTGGATTTTTCGCATTTGTTACATGGGTTCTCTTTGGTGTAATGTTCAAAGAATTATTGCGGAAACATCAAAAGGCTGTTAATATAATTATGGCATTGTTTTTAGTTTATTCTGCATTAATGATCTGGATGTAG
- a CDS encoding AraC family transcriptional regulator, whose product MDKFIYKKSAGITALSASISDFVYKKHSHQDYAIGVTLRGIQQYNLDGSLQLSYQNGVMLFNPEQAHDGMARDETGLDYVMLYIEPQLLAEVLEKRDAVRFETPVVYDYRLEQRVLSLSDAILSEKDEALCSELFLSLTDSLIQNNLSTDCKKDNFLIRKAKDMIHSNLENVLKLGEISKEFNLSKFQLIRLFKAHTGISPYQYYLNCKVELAKQLIEINRDVYSAVAECGFVDLSHLNKHFKSIYGITAFEYISHIN is encoded by the coding sequence ATGGACAAATTTATCTATAAAAAATCGGCGGGTATTACTGCACTATCAGCAAGTATTTCTGATTTTGTGTACAAAAAGCACTCTCATCAGGATTATGCAATAGGTGTAACATTACGAGGTATTCAACAATATAACCTGGATGGCAGTTTGCAATTATCATATCAAAATGGTGTTATGCTTTTTAATCCGGAACAGGCACACGATGGAATGGCACGGGATGAAACAGGTCTTGATTATGTTATGCTATATATTGAGCCACAATTACTCGCGGAGGTTCTTGAGAAAAGGGATGCAGTACGTTTTGAAACCCCTGTTGTGTACGATTATAGGCTTGAACAAAGAGTGTTAAGTCTCTCTGATGCAATATTAAGCGAAAAAGATGAGGCTTTGTGCAGTGAATTGTTTTTATCTTTGACAGATAGCCTTATTCAAAATAATCTTTCTACAGACTGTAAGAAAGATAATTTTTTAATTAGAAAAGCAAAGGATATGATTCATAGCAACCTCGAAAATGTACTTAAACTTGGCGAGATAAGCAAAGAGTTTAATTTATCGAAGTTTCAACTTATCAGATTATTCAAGGCTCATACTGGGATTTCGCCATACCAATACTATCTTAATTGCAAGGTAGAACTTGCAAAGCAGTTAATAGAAATAAATAGAGATGTTTATTCAGCAGTAGCAGAATGTGGTTTTGTCGATTTATCCCATTTAAATAAACATTTTAAAAGCATATATGGAATAACAGCATTTGAATATATATCACACATAAATTAA
- a CDS encoding iron-containing alcohol dehydrogenase has product MLGNFSYSNPTKLYFGEDSLNYLNEELPKYGKGVLLVYGGGSIKKSGLYDKIVKILKSNGKEVFEDAGVMPNPTVEKLYEGCKRAKDNNVDLILAVGGGSVCDYAKAVSVSTYCDEDPWEKYFLRMEDVDNKIIPVGCVLTMVGTGSEMNGGSVITNHAAKLKIGHIFGDNVFPKFTILNPVFTYTVPQYQMVAGFFDIMSHVLEQYFSGEDDNTSDYIMEGLLKSLIHSSKIAVKNPTDYEARSNIMWTATWSLNTLIDKGKSTDWMVHMIGQSIGAYTDATHGMTLSAISMAYYRFIMPYGLHKFKRYAINVWNVNPEGKTDEQIAKEGLDQMEAYMKEISLVMSIKDLGVTEDMIDGIANGAFILEGGYKVLNHDEIVNVLKNSMI; this is encoded by the coding sequence ATGTTAGGAAATTTCAGCTATTCAAACCCTACTAAATTGTATTTTGGAGAAGATTCTTTAAATTACTTAAATGAGGAACTACCTAAATACGGTAAGGGTGTATTGCTGGTTTACGGCGGAGGTTCCATTAAGAAGAGCGGCCTATATGATAAGATTGTCAAAATTCTTAAGAGTAATGGCAAAGAAGTATTTGAGGATGCTGGGGTTATGCCCAATCCCACTGTTGAAAAGCTATATGAAGGCTGTAAAAGGGCCAAAGACAACAATGTCGATTTGATTTTGGCCGTAGGCGGCGGCTCGGTCTGTGATTATGCGAAAGCTGTGTCGGTTTCAACCTATTGTGATGAAGACCCCTGGGAAAAATACTTTCTGCGTATGGAGGATGTTGATAATAAAATTATCCCCGTAGGATGCGTTCTGACGATGGTCGGTACAGGTTCCGAAATGAACGGCGGCTCCGTTATTACCAATCATGCCGCAAAACTGAAAATCGGTCACATATTCGGCGATAATGTTTTCCCGAAATTCACCATTTTGAATCCTGTATTTACCTATACTGTACCCCAGTATCAGATGGTTGCCGGCTTCTTTGATATCATGTCGCATGTCCTGGAGCAGTATTTCTCTGGCGAGGATGACAATACCTCGGATTATATTATGGAAGGGTTATTGAAGTCCTTGATTCATAGTTCCAAGATCGCAGTCAAAAACCCCACAGACTACGAAGCAAGAAGCAATATTATGTGGACGGCAACATGGTCGCTTAATACCCTTATTGATAAAGGTAAATCCACAGATTGGATGGTTCACATGATTGGACAGTCTATCGGCGCTTATACCGATGCCACACATGGTATGACACTATCCGCAATCTCCATGGCATATTACCGCTTCATCATGCCTTATGGGCTTCACAAGTTCAAGCGCTATGCAATCAATGTCTGGAATGTAAACCCCGAAGGAAAAACAGATGAACAGATCGCTAAAGAGGGTCTCGACCAGATGGAAGCATATATGAAAGAGATAAGCCTAGTGATGAGCATCAAGGATTTGGGTGTAACTGAGGATATGATTGACGGTATCGCAAATGGCGCTTTTATCTTAGAAGGGGGATATAAGGTATTAAACCATGATGAAATTGTCAATGTCTTGAAAAACAGCATGATTTAA
- a CDS encoding class I SAM-dependent methyltransferase: MQEDNLFNTDVEEYEKWFQTNDKLLDSEVEAIKHLIPISGKGIEIGVGTGIFASRLGIRDGVEPSDKMAAKAAKKGVNVIHGKAEKIHVDDGSYQFVLMVTVDCFLEDVLQAFSEVHRILVKGGVFIIAFLDKATPLGQLYENNKHLHKSYKNANFHSSEEMTELLNNAGFEILERKQTIYTLENKYQESKAGFGEGIFAVIKAMRS; this comes from the coding sequence ATGCAAGAGGATAATCTCTTTAATACAGATGTTGAAGAATACGAAAAGTGGTTTCAAACAAATGATAAGTTACTTGATTCAGAAGTGGAAGCCATAAAACACCTTATTCCGATCTCTGGAAAAGGGATAGAAATTGGTGTCGGTACTGGAATTTTTGCTTCCCGCTTAGGTATCCGGGATGGAGTAGAACCATCCGATAAAATGGCTGCCAAAGCCGCAAAAAAAGGTGTTAATGTAATACATGGAAAAGCAGAAAAAATTCACGTGGATGATGGATCATATCAATTCGTATTAATGGTGACAGTTGATTGTTTCCTTGAAGACGTTTTGCAGGCTTTTTCTGAAGTTCATCGAATACTTGTAAAGGGTGGGGTATTTATTATTGCTTTTCTTGATAAGGCTACGCCGCTTGGTCAATTATATGAAAATAATAAGCATCTGCATAAAAGTTACAAAAATGCCAATTTCCATTCTTCAGAAGAGATGACAGAATTACTGAATAACGCCGGGTTTGAAATCCTCGAAAGAAAGCAAACAATCTATACATTAGAGAATAAATACCAAGAAAGTAAAGCCGGATTTGGAGAAGGGATTTTCGCTGTTATTAAAGCAATGCGGTCTTAA
- a CDS encoding arginase family protein, producing MASKTVRLIFPEWQGGVNPNYAKGAEILALIAPQGNQCETFRVPVSEDFDKELEFTDGFYGKIAILAQQKAAYQILEKSQPDKILTFGGDCSVSQAPFDYLHGKYQKDMGILWIDAHPDISEPEDFSHEHAMVLGNLLGGGAPSIAEIVKHPFTPQQVMYAGLIESKLMDYEAKKLEKMKIAYATPADLADGGQPVIQWLKENKFKYFAVHFDLDALSPKDFYSLLCNEPHTPTVDYAVGQLTLADTVRMIADASKEASLVGLTIAEYLPWDIINIRKEFAKLDIFND from the coding sequence ATGGCAAGTAAGACGGTTCGTTTAATATTTCCGGAATGGCAGGGAGGCGTCAATCCCAATTATGCAAAAGGTGCGGAAATTCTGGCACTGATCGCACCTCAGGGGAATCAGTGTGAAACATTCAGGGTGCCGGTGTCGGAAGACTTTGACAAGGAACTGGAGTTTACGGACGGTTTTTATGGCAAGATAGCCATCCTCGCTCAGCAGAAAGCAGCATATCAGATCTTGGAGAAGAGCCAGCCAGATAAGATTTTAACCTTCGGCGGCGATTGTTCCGTGTCACAGGCACCATTTGACTATCTTCATGGGAAATATCAGAAGGACATGGGCATTTTATGGATTGATGCGCATCCTGATATTTCGGAGCCGGAGGATTTTTCCCACGAGCACGCAATGGTTCTCGGTAATCTCCTGGGCGGCGGAGCCCCTTCCATTGCGGAAATCGTAAAGCATCCCTTTACCCCCCAACAGGTGATGTATGCCGGACTCATCGAATCAAAACTTATGGACTATGAAGCAAAGAAATTGGAGAAAATGAAAATAGCTTATGCTACGCCTGCAGATTTGGCTGACGGTGGCCAACCTGTGATCCAATGGCTGAAAGAAAATAAGTTTAAATATTTTGCGGTTCATTTTGACCTGGATGCATTATCGCCGAAGGATTTCTATTCTCTTTTATGTAATGAACCCCATACTCCGACGGTTGATTATGCTGTAGGCCAGCTCACACTTGCGGATACCGTTCGCATGATTGCGGATGCCTCAAAGGAGGCCTCTCTCGTAGGGCTTACGATTGCAGAATACTTGCCATGGGATATCATTAACATCAGGAAGGAATTTGCTAAACTCGATATTTTTAATGATTAA
- a CDS encoding PadR family transcriptional regulator, which translates to MENSNDDLVLNGIIQELRRGSITLAVLSQLKQPQYGYSLVVLMNEKGFDIEANTLYPLLRRLEKQGILESLWDTDGTKPRKFYRLSEFGEGVYSKLCDAWKDINKVVNHLIDEEG; encoded by the coding sequence GTGGAAAACAGCAATGATGATCTTGTTTTAAATGGAATTATCCAGGAACTGAGAAGAGGATCAATTACACTGGCTGTCTTAAGTCAGTTGAAACAGCCACAATATGGGTACTCTTTAGTTGTTCTTATGAATGAAAAGGGATTTGATATCGAGGCAAATACCCTATATCCTCTTTTACGGAGACTGGAAAAGCAAGGAATCCTGGAAAGTCTTTGGGACACGGATGGAACGAAACCCAGAAAATTTTACCGGCTAAGTGAATTTGGTGAGGGCGTTTATTCAAAGCTTTGTGATGCTTGGAAGGACATTAATAAGGTAGTGAATCATTTAATTGACGAGGAGGGGTAA
- a CDS encoding CGGC domain-containing protein, giving the protein MKAGVIRCMQTEDYCPGTTDFKMIREKKGAFEGIEEDIEIVGFINCGGCPGKKAVLRARELVKRGADTIVFASCIQRGNPIGYPCPFAKKMKELIQKDSPEHIKYLDYTH; this is encoded by the coding sequence ATGAAAGCAGGAGTAATCAGATGTATGCAAACCGAGGACTACTGTCCCGGTACAACCGATTTTAAAATGATTAGAGAAAAGAAAGGGGCCTTTGAGGGGATCGAAGAAGATATTGAAATCGTAGGTTTTATAAACTGCGGAGGATGTCCCGGTAAAAAGGCAGTTTTACGCGCTCGGGAACTTGTGAAAAGAGGTGCCGACACAATCGTTTTTGCCTCCTGCATCCAGCGGGGCAATCCTATCGGTTATCCATGTCCGTTTGCTAAAAAAATGAAGGAACTGATACAGAAAGATTCACCGGAACATATAAAATATTTGGATTACACCCACTGA
- a CDS encoding PaaI family thioesterase, translating to MKKLNPEHIKAILELINQGPYFQLLSMEVCKLDFGYCRVDVNLEMKHLNPFGGLHGGVYASIIDTAAYWAVYCDLKENVGLISLDLKVDNLSTIKDGKIIVEGKRLKAGRSICLSEATVTDTQGKLLAHGTSKQLITTGLQSINQAVTAMGYQSLPPKFL from the coding sequence ATGAAAAAGCTTAATCCTGAACACATAAAAGCCATTTTGGAGTTAATTAACCAAGGACCTTACTTTCAGCTCTTATCAATGGAAGTCTGCAAACTGGATTTTGGATATTGCAGAGTTGATGTAAACTTGGAAATGAAGCACCTTAATCCTTTTGGAGGGCTTCATGGCGGAGTTTACGCTTCCATAATTGATACCGCCGCTTACTGGGCGGTTTATTGTGACCTTAAGGAAAATGTTGGTTTAATTTCTCTTGATCTTAAAGTAGACAATCTGTCTACTATCAAAGATGGCAAAATAATAGTTGAGGGGAAACGGTTAAAGGCTGGGCGAAGTATTTGTTTGTCAGAAGCGACGGTTACAGATACCCAGGGAAAGCTTTTGGCGCATGGCACATCCAAGCAACTGATAACCACAGGGTTGCAGTCTATAAACCAAGCCGTTACAGCTATGGGGTATCAATCGTTACCTCCAAAATTCTTATAA